The Pseudanabaena galeata CCNP1313 genome includes a region encoding these proteins:
- a CDS encoding helix-turn-helix domain-containing protein, with product MKLQVKNYANLIEALQSRLDLNQVQLAQRVGTTPLSLSRWKNGHTTPSPMAIALLKQAVNDLGDRGTDLQKYF from the coding sequence ATGAAGTTACAGGTAAAAAATTATGCAAACTTGATTGAAGCACTACAAAGTAGACTCGACCTAAATCAAGTTCAATTGGCTCAACGGGTAGGGACAACGCCTTTATCGCTCAGTCGCTGGAAGAATGGACATACTACACCTTCACCTATGGCGATCGCTTTGTTAAAGCAAGCGGTCAATGACTTAGGTGATCGGGGGACAGATTTACAAAAGTATTTCTAG
- a CDS encoding BPTD_3080 family restriction endonuclease has product MAQQFFEKPILNSPYEIPSQHWELDKSGQPTHQLIKSRRPAEFISPIPKPRKQKFNQGELLAEQDISNNRQTYATSLFINSVREKVSEWRKIVSPEKWQVSPETARLLQHWRHYDFHGVRPFFCQLEAIETAIWLAEVAPLSKQGQNFIEQITTANKDANPEIWRVALKLATGAGKTTVMAMLIAWQTINAARHPSSKKFTRGFLVVTPGITIRDRLQILQPNHPDNYYSNRELVPSDMLGDIAKAKIVITNYHAFKLRERWEIAANTRKLLQGRDEPLQTLETEGQMLQRVMPDLMGMKNVLVINDEAHHCYREKPDNDEIDDLKGDDKDEAKKNNEAARLWISGIEIVKRKLGVDRVYDLSATPFFLRGSGYAEGTLFPWTVSDFSLMDAIECGIVKLPRVPVSDNVPNEDMPKLRNLWEHIRKKMPKKGRGSGGSLDPLSLPSELQTALDALYGHYKKTYDQWQETGIRVPPVFIVVCNNTSTSKLVHDFISGFHREIDDETTYHAGRLELFRNYDEFGNRLARPRTLLIDSEQLESGDALDSNFREMASDEIDRFRRELAQRKGSAEVEKLTDQDLLREVMNTVGKEGKLGESIRCVVSVSMLTEGWDTNTVTHVLGVRAFGTQLLCEQVIGRALRRYSYELNDEGLFDVEYADVLGIPFDFTAKPVIAKSKPPKNTIHVEAVSPDRDELEITFPRVEGYRVELPEEKLTAVFNPDSVLELNPQLVGATVTQNSGIIGEAVELNVKHLDSVRQSTVLFHVTKHLLYNKYRDPGEEPKMHLFGQLKRIVRQWLDGGYCRCTGGTYIAQLLYQDIANMACDRIKAAITETMIGDRPIKAILDAYNPTGSTSHVSFNTSKQTLWKTAPNKSHVNWVVCDSDWESEFARVAESHPRVRSYVKNQGLGLEVPYLNGSTQRRYIPDFIVQIDDGHDDLMNLIVEIKGYRGEDAKDKANTMKTYWIPGVNNLGKFGRWQFAEFTSVFEIDSDFHKLVDTLVQIGSSA; this is encoded by the coding sequence GTGGCACAGCAATTCTTTGAAAAGCCCATTCTCAATTCTCCCTATGAGATCCCTTCACAGCATTGGGAGCTAGATAAATCTGGACAACCAACTCACCAATTAATCAAAAGTCGCAGACCTGCGGAATTTATTAGTCCGATTCCTAAGCCCAGAAAGCAAAAGTTTAATCAGGGTGAATTGCTTGCTGAACAGGATATTTCAAATAATCGCCAAACCTATGCGACATCTTTGTTTATCAATAGTGTGCGCGAAAAAGTCAGTGAATGGCGCAAGATTGTTAGTCCTGAAAAATGGCAGGTTAGCCCAGAAACAGCAAGGCTTTTACAACATTGGCGACATTACGATTTTCATGGGGTTAGACCGTTCTTTTGTCAGCTAGAAGCAATAGAAACCGCAATTTGGTTAGCTGAAGTTGCACCCCTCAGTAAGCAAGGTCAAAACTTCATTGAGCAAATCACAACAGCAAATAAAGACGCAAATCCTGAAATATGGCGAGTTGCTTTAAAACTAGCGACAGGGGCAGGTAAAACAACAGTCATGGCAATGTTGATCGCATGGCAGACCATCAATGCTGCGCGTCATCCATCCAGTAAGAAGTTTACACGCGGATTTCTAGTTGTTACTCCTGGCATTACGATCCGCGATCGCTTGCAAATATTGCAACCTAATCATCCTGATAACTACTACAGCAACCGTGAGTTAGTCCCTAGCGATATGTTAGGGGATATAGCCAAAGCGAAGATTGTAATTACGAATTACCACGCATTTAAACTGCGAGAGCGTTGGGAAATTGCTGCAAATACTCGCAAACTATTACAGGGCAGGGATGAACCACTGCAAACCCTAGAAACTGAAGGGCAGATGCTGCAAAGGGTTATGCCCGACTTAATGGGGATGAAAAATGTTTTAGTGATCAATGATGAAGCTCACCATTGCTATCGTGAAAAGCCTGATAACGATGAAATAGATGATCTCAAGGGTGATGACAAGGACGAAGCCAAGAAAAACAACGAGGCTGCAAGACTTTGGATTTCTGGCATTGAAATAGTCAAGCGCAAGCTCGGAGTCGATAGGGTATATGACCTATCAGCCACCCCATTTTTTCTAAGAGGATCTGGCTATGCCGAAGGTACTTTATTTCCTTGGACAGTTAGTGACTTTTCGCTCATGGATGCGATCGAGTGTGGCATTGTCAAACTGCCCCGTGTGCCTGTATCTGACAATGTGCCAAATGAAGATATGCCCAAGCTTCGTAACCTTTGGGAGCATATCCGTAAAAAAATGCCCAAGAAAGGCAGAGGTTCGGGAGGCAGTTTAGATCCTTTGAGCTTACCGTCTGAATTGCAAACGGCTCTTGATGCACTGTATGGACATTACAAGAAGACCTATGACCAGTGGCAAGAAACGGGTATTAGAGTCCCACCTGTGTTTATCGTAGTTTGTAATAACACATCGACATCTAAGTTAGTCCATGACTTTATCTCTGGTTTTCACCGAGAAATAGATGATGAAACCACATACCACGCTGGCAGACTAGAGCTATTTCGTAACTATGACGAGTTCGGTAATCGTCTAGCCAGACCACGAACCCTCTTAATTGACAGTGAGCAGTTAGAGTCAGGTGATGCTTTAGATAGCAATTTTCGAGAAATGGCATCCGATGAAATCGATCGCTTTCGCCGCGAGTTAGCCCAACGCAAAGGTTCAGCAGAAGTGGAAAAACTGACCGATCAAGACTTGCTGCGAGAGGTAATGAACACTGTCGGTAAAGAAGGTAAGTTAGGTGAGTCAATTCGTTGTGTCGTCTCAGTTTCCATGCTTACGGAAGGATGGGATACCAATACCGTAACCCACGTTCTAGGAGTTCGTGCATTTGGTACGCAATTACTTTGTGAACAGGTCATCGGTCGTGCTTTGCGGCGCTATTCCTATGAACTCAATGACGAGGGTTTGTTTGATGTGGAATACGCCGATGTGTTGGGGATTCCTTTTGACTTCACGGCAAAGCCTGTTATTGCTAAGTCCAAACCACCAAAGAACACAATTCATGTCGAAGCAGTCAGTCCCGATCGCGATGAATTAGAAATCACATTTCCCCGTGTCGAAGGTTATCGCGTGGAATTGCCAGAAGAAAAGTTGACAGCAGTATTTAATCCAGATTCAGTCCTAGAACTTAATCCCCAACTTGTAGGGGCAACGGTTACGCAAAATTCAGGCATCATCGGTGAAGCAGTGGAGTTAAATGTCAAACATTTAGACAGTGTTCGCCAATCGACGGTTTTGTTTCATGTGACTAAGCATTTGCTTTACAACAAATACCGTGACCCTGGGGAAGAGCCAAAAATGCACCTCTTTGGTCAACTCAAGCGGATTGTCAGGCAGTGGCTAGACGGAGGCTATTGTCGGTGTACTGGTGGCACATATATCGCTCAGTTGCTATATCAAGACATTGCAAATATGGCTTGCGATCGCATCAAAGCAGCAATCACAGAGACAATGATTGGCGATCGCCCAATAAAAGCAATTCTTGACGCTTATAACCCCACAGGCTCAACTAGTCATGTCAGTTTTAACACCTCAAAACAGACTCTATGGAAGACAGCACCCAACAAAAGTCATGTCAATTGGGTAGTTTGCGATAGCGATTGGGAATCTGAATTTGCCCGTGTTGCCGAATCTCATCCCAGAGTCCGCAGTTATGTCAAAAATCAAGGCTTAGGTTTAGAAGTTCCCTATCTCAATGGCTCAACTCAGCGCCGCTATATCCCAGATTTCATCGTACAGATCGATGATGGACACGATGACTTAATGAATTTAATAGTCGAAATAAAAGGGTATCGCGGCGAAGATGCTAAGGACAAAGCCAATACGATGAAAACTTACTGGATTCCAGGGGTGAATAATTTAGGCAAGTTCGGACGTTGGCAATTTGCAGAATTTACATCAGTATTTGAGATTGACTCAGATTTTCACAAGCTAGTTGATACTTTAGTACAAATCGGCTCAAGTGCTTGA